In Streptomyces nodosus, one DNA window encodes the following:
- a CDS encoding FAD-dependent oxidoreductase — protein sequence MDTEQNADVIVVGGGVIGLTTAIVLAERGRKVRVWTREPVERTTSAVAGALWWPYRIEPEALVGAWALESLLVYEELAERPEETGVRLVEGVHGEASLEELGSWAAGVGGLRASTRAEYSGSGLWARLPLIDMSVHLPWLRERLLRAGGRVEERTVVDLAEPGAEAPVVVNCTGLGARELVPDPLVHPVRGQLVVVENPGVTTWLTSVAHSSEESTYFFPQPGGLILGGTAQEDDWSLTPDPRTAEAIVARCAALRPEIAGARVLEHRVGLRPARPSVRLEREAPTGGGTVVHHYGHGGAGVTVAWGCAREAAELAQPDL from the coding sequence GTGGACACGGAGCAGAACGCTGATGTGATCGTGGTGGGCGGCGGCGTCATCGGGCTGACGACGGCGATCGTCCTGGCGGAACGCGGCCGGAAGGTGCGCGTCTGGACACGGGAGCCCGTCGAGCGGACCACCTCCGCGGTGGCCGGCGCGCTGTGGTGGCCGTACCGGATCGAACCCGAAGCCCTGGTGGGCGCGTGGGCCCTGGAGTCGCTCCTGGTGTACGAGGAACTGGCGGAGCGGCCCGAGGAGACGGGGGTACGCCTGGTCGAGGGTGTGCACGGCGAGGCGAGCCTGGAGGAGCTGGGGTCATGGGCCGCCGGGGTCGGGGGACTTCGGGCCTCGACGCGCGCCGAGTACTCCGGGTCCGGGCTGTGGGCGCGGCTGCCCCTGATCGACATGTCGGTTCATCTGCCCTGGCTGCGCGAGCGGCTGCTGCGGGCCGGCGGGCGGGTCGAGGAGCGCACCGTGGTGGATCTGGCGGAGCCGGGCGCCGAGGCGCCCGTCGTGGTCAACTGCACCGGCCTGGGCGCCCGTGAGCTGGTCCCGGACCCGCTGGTGCACCCGGTGCGGGGACAGCTCGTCGTGGTGGAGAACCCGGGCGTCACCACCTGGCTGACGTCGGTGGCGCACTCGTCCGAGGAGAGCACCTACTTCTTCCCGCAGCCGGGCGGACTGATCCTGGGCGGCACCGCGCAGGAGGACGACTGGTCGCTGACACCCGATCCCCGCACGGCCGAGGCGATCGTGGCACGCTGTGCGGCGCTGCGTCCGGAGATAGCGGGGGCGCGGGTCCTCGAACACCGGGTGGGGCTGCGGCCGGCCCGGCCGTCGGTCCGGCTGGAGCGCGAGGCGCCGACCGGCGGCGGGACGGTGGTGCACCACTACGGGCACGGGGGCGCGGGCGTCACGGTGGCCTGGGGATGCGCCCGCGAGGCGGCGGAACTGGCGCAGCCGGACCTCTGA
- a CDS encoding ABC-F family ATP-binding cassette domain-containing protein: MTATLVAKDLTAGHGDRSLFSGLDLVVAPGDVIGLVGANGAGKSTLLRMLAGLLTPEGGEMLLTPPTATVGHLPQEPERRPGETVREFLARRTGVAEAQRLMDEATEGLVEGRPGADDAYAVSLERWLGLGGADLDERAEEAAGSLGLGVGLDQPMTSLSGGQAARAGLASLLLSRYDVFLLDEPTNDLDLDGLERLEQFVGGLRAGTVVVSHDREFLTRTVTKVLELDLAQGRINLYGGGYEAYLEERERDRRHAREDYEEYADKKSALQDRARTQRAWMDKGVKNARRKAGNDNDKIGRKFRSDSSEKQAAKARQTQRMIERLEEVEEPRKEWELRMEIAAAPRSGAVVATLRDAEVRRGDFTFGPVSLQLDWADRVAVTGANGAGKSTLLGALLGRVPLDAGHAALGSGVLVGEVDQARGLFHGAGPLLDAFRAAVPDLEPVDVRTLLAKFGLKSDHVLRPAASLSPGERTRAALALLQGRGVNLLVLDEPTNHLDLPAIEQLESALDTYQGTLLLVTHDRRMLDAVRVTRRLEVADGKVTER; the protein is encoded by the coding sequence ATGACTGCCACTCTCGTCGCCAAGGACCTCACCGCCGGGCACGGCGACCGCTCGCTCTTCTCCGGGCTCGACCTCGTCGTCGCGCCCGGGGACGTGATCGGGCTGGTCGGTGCCAACGGGGCCGGGAAGTCCACCCTGCTGCGCATGCTCGCCGGACTGCTCACCCCGGAAGGGGGCGAGATGCTGCTGACCCCGCCCACCGCGACCGTCGGCCATCTGCCCCAGGAGCCGGAGCGGCGGCCGGGCGAGACGGTGCGGGAGTTCCTGGCCCGCCGCACCGGTGTGGCCGAGGCCCAGCGACTGATGGACGAGGCCACCGAGGGCCTGGTCGAGGGGCGGCCGGGCGCCGACGACGCGTACGCCGTGAGCCTGGAGCGCTGGCTCGGCCTCGGCGGCGCCGACCTCGACGAGCGAGCCGAGGAAGCCGCCGGCTCACTCGGCCTGGGCGTCGGCCTCGACCAGCCGATGACCTCCCTGTCCGGCGGCCAGGCGGCCCGTGCCGGCCTCGCCTCGCTGCTGCTCTCCCGCTATGACGTCTTCCTGCTGGACGAGCCGACGAACGACCTGGACCTGGACGGCCTGGAACGGCTGGAACAGTTCGTCGGCGGGCTGCGGGCCGGCACCGTGGTCGTCAGCCATGACCGCGAGTTCCTCACCCGCACGGTCACCAAGGTCCTCGAACTCGACCTCGCCCAGGGCCGGATCAATCTCTACGGCGGCGGATACGAGGCCTATCTGGAGGAGCGCGAGAGGGACCGGCGGCACGCCCGGGAGGACTACGAGGAGTACGCCGACAAGAAGTCCGCCCTCCAGGACCGGGCCCGGACGCAGCGCGCCTGGATGGACAAGGGCGTCAAGAACGCCCGGCGCAAGGCGGGCAACGACAACGACAAGATCGGCCGCAAGTTCCGCAGCGACTCAAGCGAGAAGCAGGCCGCCAAGGCCCGGCAGACCCAGCGCATGATCGAGCGCCTCGAGGAGGTCGAGGAGCCCCGCAAGGAGTGGGAACTGCGCATGGAGATCGCGGCGGCCCCGCGTTCGGGCGCGGTCGTCGCCACCCTGCGGGACGCGGAGGTACGGCGCGGCGACTTCACCTTCGGCCCGGTGTCCCTGCAACTGGACTGGGCCGACCGGGTGGCGGTGACCGGCGCCAACGGCGCGGGCAAGTCGACGCTGCTCGGTGCGCTGTTGGGCCGGGTTCCCCTGGACGCGGGCCATGCCGCGCTCGGCTCGGGCGTCCTGGTCGGCGAGGTCGACCAGGCCCGCGGACTCTTCCACGGCGCGGGGCCCCTGCTGGACGCGTTCCGCGCCGCGGTCCCGGACCTGGAACCGGTCGATGTCCGCACCCTGCTCGCCAAGTTCGGCCTGAAGTCGGACCATGTCCTGCGCCCGGCGGCGAGCCTCTCCCCGGGCGAGCGCACCAGGGCCGCCCTGGCGCTGCTCCAGGGCCGGGGCGTCAACCTCCTGGTCCTCGACGAGCCGACCAACCACCTCGACCTCCCGGCCATCGAGCAGCTGGAATCGGCCCTGGACACCTACCAGGGCACGCTGCTGCTGGTCACCCATGACCGCCGGATGCTGGACGCGGTACGGGTGACCCGTCGCCTGGAGGTGGCGGACGGCAAGGTGACGGAACGCTAG
- a CDS encoding helix-turn-helix domain-containing protein, which produces MPGGRLTQQERRQIALGLADDLPYAEIARRLDRPTSTITREVMRNGGPTAYRADLAHRATERRAHRRRPASPQGAESVPQPHGRDAEAVAEYEETFTTVLMASGLTKMTARVLTCLFTTDAGSLTASQLARRLQVSPASVSKAIAFLESQSLVRRERDERRRDRYIVDDELFYQATIASARSNDRLVETARQGVSVLGPHTPAAARLENIARFLDFISESITRAAEQAREVLHTKPGKTADDPARPGPEHG; this is translated from the coding sequence ATGCCGGGAGGCAGGCTCACCCAGCAGGAACGCCGGCAGATCGCGCTGGGGCTGGCCGACGACCTGCCCTATGCCGAGATCGCCCGACGCCTCGACCGCCCGACCTCGACGATCACCCGAGAGGTGATGCGCAACGGCGGTCCCACCGCCTATCGCGCCGACCTGGCCCACCGCGCCACCGAACGCCGCGCCCACCGGCGCAGGCCCGCCTCCCCCCAGGGGGCGGAGTCGGTCCCTCAGCCGCACGGACGCGATGCCGAGGCCGTGGCCGAGTACGAGGAGACGTTCACCACCGTCCTCATGGCCTCGGGCCTGACCAAGATGACGGCCCGGGTGCTGACCTGCCTGTTCACCACCGACGCGGGCAGCCTCACCGCATCCCAGCTCGCCCGGCGCCTCCAGGTCAGCCCGGCGTCCGTCTCCAAGGCGATCGCCTTCCTGGAGAGCCAGAGCCTCGTCCGCCGGGAACGCGACGAACGCCGCCGCGACCGCTATATCGTCGACGACGAACTCTTCTACCAGGCGACGATCGCCAGCGCCCGGTCCAACGACCGACTCGTCGAAACCGCGCGCCAGGGCGTCTCCGTCCTCGGCCCCCACACGCCCGCCGCCGCGCGCCTGGAGAACATCGCCCGCTTCCTCGACTTCATCAGCGAGAGCATCACCCGCGCCGCCGAACAGGCCCGTGAAGTCCTCCACACCAAACCCGGCAAGACCGCGGACGACCCAGCCCGGCCGGGTCCGGAGCACGGATAG
- a CDS encoding DUF4097 family beta strand repeat-containing protein, with product MQKFDTPAPIAAVLDIPAGRVQFIAADRADTTVEVLPADPSKSRDTKAAEQTTVAYADGVLRITASAPGSRSFGPSGSLEVTVQLPAGSRIEARSAATELRGVGRLGDVAFEGAYRQIKIDEAASVRLTAVDGDVEVGRLSGPADISTARGDIRITEAVRGSVVLRTQSGDIAVAAAAGVSATLDAGTDHGRVSNALKNDGTPALDIRATTSQGDITARSL from the coding sequence ATGCAGAAGTTCGACACCCCCGCCCCGATCGCCGCCGTCCTGGACATCCCCGCCGGGCGCGTCCAGTTCATCGCCGCCGACCGCGCCGACACCACGGTCGAGGTGCTGCCCGCCGACCCCTCCAAGAGCCGCGACACCAAGGCCGCCGAGCAGACCACCGTCGCCTACGCCGACGGTGTCCTGCGGATCACGGCCTCGGCCCCCGGCAGCCGGTCCTTCGGGCCCTCCGGATCCCTGGAGGTCACCGTCCAGCTGCCCGCCGGCTCCCGTATCGAGGCCAGGTCCGCCGCCACCGAGCTGCGCGGCGTCGGACGCCTCGGGGACGTCGCCTTCGAAGGCGCGTACCGCCAGATCAAGATCGACGAGGCGGCGAGCGTCCGCCTCACCGCGGTCGACGGCGACGTCGAGGTCGGCCGGCTGAGCGGCCCCGCGGACATCAGCACCGCACGGGGCGACATCCGGATCACCGAGGCCGTGCGCGGCAGCGTCGTACTCCGCACCCAGTCCGGCGACATCGCGGTCGCGGCCGCCGCCGGGGTCTCAGCCACCCTGGACGCGGGCACCGACCACGGCCGCGTCAGCAACGCCCTCAAGAACGACGGCACCCCTGCACTCGACATCCGCGCCACCACCTCCCAGGGCGACATCACCGCGCGCAGCCTGTGA
- a CDS encoding Tex family protein produces MTTPLVGSIEGRIAEELGVRERQVQAAVELLDGGSTVPFIARYRKEATEMLDDAQLRTIEERLRYLRELEERRTAILESVREQGKLTEELEARIRGAETKARLEDIYLPFKPKRRTKAQIAREAGLEPLAEGLLGDPTVEPHAVAAAFVDADKGVPDAPSALEGARAILTERFSEDADLIGELRERMWARGRLVSKVREGKEEAGAKFADYFDFAEPFTELPSHRVLAMLRGEKEEVLDLTLEPEEPTDGPSSYETTVAHRFGIADRGRPADKWLTDTVRWAWRTRLLVHLGIDLRLRLRTSAEDEAVTVFAANLRDLLLAAPAGTRATLGLDPGFRTGVKVAVVDATGKVVATDVIYPHVPANKWDQAIAKLARLSEEHAVELIAIGNGTASRETDKLATELIAKHPELKLTKVMVSEAGASVYSASAFASQELPDMDVSLRGAVSIARRLQDPLAELVKIDPKSIGVGQYQHDLSEVKLSRSLDAVVEDCVNGVGVDVNTASAPLLARVSGISSGLAENIVAHRDANGRFTSRAQLKKVSRLGPKAYEQCAGFLRIREGDDPLDASSVHPEAYPVVRRMVKTAGQEVASLIGNTSMLRSLKASDFVDDTFGLPTVTDILKELEKPGRDPRPAFRTATFKDGVEKLSDLSSGMVLEGVVTNVAAFGAFVDVGVHQDGLVHVSAMSKTFVKDPRDVVKPGDIVKVKVLDVDIPRKRISLTLRLDDEAAAPQQNGGGSRQGGGAGRQQRGGRPPQQRGARQGGSSRQAPPPANSAMADALRRAGLLDPKNGRR; encoded by the coding sequence GTGACGACACCCCTCGTAGGGTCCATCGAAGGCAGGATCGCCGAGGAGCTCGGCGTACGGGAGCGGCAGGTGCAGGCCGCCGTCGAGCTGCTCGACGGCGGTTCGACGGTGCCCTTCATCGCCCGCTACCGCAAGGAAGCGACCGAGATGCTCGACGACGCGCAGCTGCGCACGATCGAGGAACGGCTGCGCTATCTGCGGGAGCTGGAGGAGCGGCGCACGGCGATCCTGGAGTCGGTGCGCGAGCAGGGCAAGCTCACCGAGGAGCTGGAGGCGCGGATCCGGGGCGCCGAGACCAAGGCCCGGCTGGAGGACATCTACCTGCCGTTCAAGCCCAAGCGCCGCACCAAGGCACAGATCGCGCGCGAGGCCGGTCTCGAGCCCCTGGCGGAGGGCCTGCTCGGCGATCCGACGGTGGAGCCGCACGCGGTGGCCGCCGCCTTCGTCGACGCCGACAAGGGGGTGCCCGACGCCCCGTCCGCGCTGGAGGGCGCGCGGGCCATCCTCACCGAGCGGTTCTCCGAGGACGCCGACCTGATCGGAGAGCTCCGCGAGCGGATGTGGGCGCGCGGGCGCCTGGTCTCCAAGGTGCGTGAGGGCAAGGAGGAGGCGGGCGCCAAGTTCGCCGACTACTTCGACTTCGCCGAGCCCTTCACCGAGCTGCCCTCGCACCGTGTCCTCGCGATGCTGCGCGGTGAGAAGGAGGAGGTCCTCGACCTCACCCTGGAGCCCGAGGAGCCGACGGACGGCCCGTCCTCGTACGAGACCACGGTGGCGCACCGGTTCGGGATCGCCGACCGCGGCCGCCCCGCCGACAAGTGGCTGACCGACACGGTCCGCTGGGCCTGGCGCACCCGCCTCCTGGTGCATCTCGGCATCGATCTGCGCCTCAGGCTGCGCACCTCCGCCGAGGACGAGGCGGTGACGGTCTTCGCGGCGAACCTGCGCGATCTGCTGCTCGCCGCCCCGGCCGGCACCCGTGCGACGCTGGGCCTGGACCCCGGGTTCCGTACGGGCGTGAAGGTGGCCGTGGTGGACGCGACGGGCAAGGTGGTCGCGACGGATGTCATCTACCCGCATGTACCGGCCAACAAGTGGGACCAGGCGATCGCCAAGCTGGCCCGTCTCTCCGAGGAGCACGCGGTCGAGCTGATCGCGATCGGCAACGGCACGGCCTCCCGTGAGACCGACAAGCTGGCCACCGAGCTGATCGCCAAGCACCCGGAGCTGAAGCTCACCAAGGTGATGGTGTCGGAGGCGGGCGCGTCGGTGTACTCGGCGTCGGCGTTCGCCTCGCAGGAGCTGCCGGACATGGATGTGTCGCTGCGCGGCGCGGTCTCCATCGCCCGCCGGCTCCAGGACCCGCTGGCCGAGCTGGTGAAGATCGACCCCAAGTCCATCGGGGTCGGCCAGTACCAGCACGACCTGTCCGAGGTGAAGCTGTCGCGTTCGCTGGACGCCGTGGTCGAGGACTGTGTGAACGGCGTGGGCGTGGACGTCAACACCGCCTCGGCCCCGCTGCTCGCCCGGGTCTCCGGCATCTCCTCCGGGCTCGCGGAGAACATCGTGGCGCACCGTGACGCCAACGGCCGGTTCACCTCGCGCGCGCAGCTGAAGAAGGTGTCGCGGCTCGGCCCCAAGGCGTACGAGCAGTGTGCGGGCTTTCTGCGGATCCGGGAGGGCGACGATCCGCTGGACGCCTCCAGCGTGCACCCCGAGGCGTACCCGGTGGTGCGGCGGATGGTGAAGACGGCGGGCCAGGAGGTGGCCTCGCTGATCGGCAACACCTCGATGCTGCGCTCGCTGAAGGCGTCCGACTTCGTGGACGACACCTTCGGCCTGCCGACCGTGACCGACATCCTCAAGGAGCTGGAGAAGCCGGGGCGCGATCCGCGGCCCGCGTTCAGGACGGCCACCTTCAAGGACGGCGTCGAGAAGCTCTCGGACCTGTCGTCCGGGATGGTCCTGGAGGGTGTCGTCACCAATGTCGCCGCGTTCGGCGCCTTTGTCGACGTCGGTGTCCACCAGGACGGGCTGGTCCATGTCTCGGCGATGTCGAAGACGTTCGTCAAGGACCCGCGGGACGTGGTGAAGCCGGGCGACATCGTCAAGGTGAAGGTGCTGGACGTCGACATTCCGCGCAAGCGGATCTCGCTGACGCTGCGTCTGGACGACGAGGCCGCCGCCCCGCAGCAGAACGGCGGCGGGAGCCGGCAGGGCGGCGGCGCCGGGCGCCAGCAGCGCGGCGGGCGTCCCCCGCAGCAGCGCGGGGCCCGCCAGGGGGGCTCCTCCCGGCAGGCGCCCCCGCCGGCCAACAGCGCGATGGCCGACGCACTGCGCCGCGCGGGTCTCCTCGACCCGAAGAACGGCCGCCGCTGA
- a CDS encoding SCO6745 family protein, whose amino-acid sequence MTTPLPEHAGRRCHNVLNPLHSSHYFSPDLDRELTAVGVTDQRAAYIAVRAAALGRVGAGVVTATFYNFRPALVARHIPAVWETASPDTVLAARVRAVDATLRRVLGEEALASKEMAEAAELALRATEACTPHARPLYAAHADLPVPEQPHLAFWHATTLLREHRGDGHLAALLDRELGPVEALVTHTATGKGMNPRWVLATRGWDSEDWDAASERLHERGLLDAEGELTEAGTELRRDLEAETDRLDRAPYEHLGTAGVERLTELAGGLLTRALTAGAFPPDLIGRG is encoded by the coding sequence ATGACGACTCCCCTTCCGGAGCACGCCGGACGGCGCTGCCACAATGTGCTCAATCCGCTGCACTCGTCGCACTACTTCTCACCCGATCTGGACCGGGAACTGACCGCCGTCGGCGTCACCGACCAGCGGGCCGCCTATATCGCGGTGCGGGCCGCCGCGCTGGGGCGGGTGGGCGCCGGCGTGGTGACGGCGACGTTCTACAACTTCCGGCCCGCACTGGTGGCACGCCACATCCCCGCCGTATGGGAGACGGCGTCCCCGGACACGGTGCTCGCGGCCCGGGTGCGAGCCGTGGACGCGACTCTGCGCCGGGTTCTCGGCGAGGAGGCCCTCGCCTCCAAGGAGATGGCCGAGGCGGCCGAACTCGCCCTGCGCGCCACCGAGGCGTGCACCCCGCACGCGCGCCCCCTGTATGCCGCGCACGCCGATCTGCCCGTGCCCGAGCAGCCGCATCTGGCGTTCTGGCACGCGACGACGCTGCTGCGTGAGCACCGAGGCGACGGCCATCTCGCGGCGCTGCTGGACCGGGAACTCGGCCCGGTGGAGGCCCTGGTGACGCACACCGCGACCGGCAAGGGCATGAACCCGCGGTGGGTCCTCGCCACGCGCGGCTGGGACAGCGAGGACTGGGACGCGGCGTCCGAGCGGCTGCACGAGCGCGGACTGCTCGACGCGGAGGGCGAACTGACCGAGGCGGGCACCGAGCTGCGCCGGGACCTGGAGGCGGAGACCGACCGTCTCGACCGGGCTCCGTACGAACATCTGGGCACCGCGGGCGTCGAGCGACTCACCGAGCTGGCGGGCGGGCTGCTGACCAGGGCCCTCACGGCGGGCGCCTTCCCGCCCGACCTGATCGGCAGGGGATGA
- a CDS encoding enoyl-CoA hydratase/isomerase family protein, with protein sequence MEPQLLHRVTDGVATVVIHHPARRNAMTAGMWKALPPLLDELAADPAVRVLVLTGEGRTFCAGADITTLQGSSETAQSLAVLAEEALAAFPKPTLAAIRGHCVGGGTQLAAACDLRFAQEDALFGVTPAKLGIVYAASSTRRLVTLVGPAAAKYLLFSGELIDAARALRTGLLDEVLPVGELDRRVAEFTRVLSSRSQLTQAAAKEFANGRTDRDAYWAGQARGSGDTAEGVAAFLERREPRFTWTLPE encoded by the coding sequence ATGGAGCCGCAGCTGCTGCACCGCGTCACCGACGGGGTCGCGACCGTCGTCATCCACCACCCCGCCCGGCGGAACGCCATGACGGCCGGCATGTGGAAGGCGCTGCCGCCGCTGCTCGACGAGCTGGCCGCCGATCCGGCCGTGCGGGTGCTGGTGCTCACCGGTGAGGGCCGGACCTTCTGCGCGGGCGCCGACATCACCACGCTCCAGGGGTCGTCCGAGACGGCGCAGTCCCTGGCCGTGCTGGCCGAGGAGGCGCTGGCCGCGTTCCCCAAGCCGACCCTGGCGGCGATCCGCGGTCACTGTGTGGGCGGCGGGACCCAGCTCGCGGCGGCCTGCGATCTGCGGTTCGCCCAGGAGGACGCGTTGTTCGGAGTGACCCCGGCGAAGCTGGGGATCGTCTACGCGGCCTCCTCCACCCGCCGGCTGGTCACGCTGGTGGGCCCCGCGGCCGCCAAGTATCTGCTGTTCTCGGGCGAGTTGATCGATGCGGCACGGGCGCTGCGGACGGGTCTGCTCGACGAGGTGCTGCCCGTGGGCGAACTGGACCGGCGCGTGGCGGAGTTCACCCGTGTGCTGTCGTCCCGCTCCCAGCTGACGCAGGCCGCCGCCAAGGAGTTCGCGAACGGACGCACGGACCGGGACGCGTACTGGGCCGGACAGGCACGCGGCAGCGGCGACACCGCGGAGGGCGTCGCCGCGTTCCTGGAGCGCAGAGAGCCGCGGTTCACCTGGACCCTGCCGGAATGA
- a CDS encoding ATP-binding protein: protein MENEGRGSGPRPEDGGGGPDGRRPPGPLPYEGVWRFTAAAVDPSVPQARHAVRDLLARQGVPASDDTVHALLLIVSELVTNVVRHAALLSPVFGVEVAVGPEWVRVAVEDEHPYRPSALETDHARTGGRGLLLVREVTREAGGVCDVEHTARGGKVVWAALPLKHPGFL, encoded by the coding sequence ATGGAGAACGAAGGGCGGGGGTCCGGCCCACGCCCTGAAGACGGCGGAGGCGGGCCGGACGGCCGCAGACCGCCGGGACCGCTGCCGTACGAGGGTGTGTGGCGGTTCACCGCGGCGGCCGTGGACCCCTCGGTGCCGCAGGCGCGGCACGCCGTCCGGGATCTGCTCGCCCGGCAGGGCGTACCCGCCTCGGACGACACCGTGCACGCTCTGCTGCTGATCGTGTCCGAACTGGTCACCAACGTGGTCCGGCACGCGGCGCTGCTGTCGCCGGTGTTCGGCGTGGAGGTCGCCGTCGGCCCCGAGTGGGTGCGGGTGGCGGTGGAGGACGAGCATCCCTACCGTCCGAGCGCCCTGGAGACCGACCACGCCCGCACCGGCGGCCGGGGACTGCTCCTGGTCCGCGAGGTGACCCGGGAGGCGGGCGGGGTGTGCGACGTCGAGCACACGGCGCGCGGCGGCAAGGTGGTCTGGGCCGCCCTCCCGCTCAAACACCCCGGGTTCCTGTGA
- the idi gene encoding isopentenyl-diphosphate Delta-isomerase translates to MPITPATATNRSSNGTAEAIFLELVDEDGITIGTAEKLSAHQPPGRLHRAFSVFLFDERGRLLLQQRASGKYHSPGVWSNTCCGHPYPGEAPFAAAARRTYEELGVSPSLLAEAGTVRYNHPDPGSGLVEQEYNHLFVGLVQSPLRPDPEEVGATAFVTPEELAERHAKDTFSSWFMTVLDAARPAVRELTGESAGW, encoded by the coding sequence ATGCCGATCACACCTGCCACCGCGACGAACCGTTCGTCGAACGGCACCGCCGAGGCCATTTTCCTGGAGCTCGTCGACGAGGACGGCATCACGATCGGTACGGCGGAGAAGCTCTCCGCGCATCAGCCGCCGGGCCGGCTCCACCGGGCGTTCTCGGTGTTCCTCTTCGACGAGCGCGGCAGGCTGTTGCTCCAGCAGCGGGCGTCGGGCAAATACCACTCGCCCGGTGTCTGGTCCAACACCTGTTGCGGTCACCCCTACCCGGGTGAGGCCCCGTTCGCGGCGGCGGCCCGGCGGACGTACGAGGAGCTGGGGGTCTCCCCCTCGCTGCTGGCGGAGGCGGGCACGGTCCGCTACAACCACCCGGACCCGGGGTCGGGCCTGGTGGAGCAGGAGTACAACCATCTCTTCGTCGGGCTGGTCCAGTCACCTCTGCGCCCGGACCCGGAGGAGGTCGGGGCGACGGCCTTCGTGACCCCGGAGGAGCTGGCGGAGCGGCATGCGAAGGACACGTTCTCGTCGTGGTTCATGACGGTCCTGGACGCGGCGCGTCCGGCGGTCAGAGAACTGACCGGGGAGTCCGCCGGCTGGTGA
- the galE gene encoding UDP-glucose 4-epimerase GalE has product MTWLITGGAGYIGAHVARAMVAEDESVLVLDDLSSGEPTRLPEGIGLVQGSVLDGELLKRIFAEHAVTGVVHLAARKQVGESMEQPSRYYQENVGGLATLLEAVAGAGIGRFLFSSSAAVYGNPDVDLITEDTPCVPMSPYGETKLAGEWLVRAAGRAHGIATVCLRYFNVAGAAGPELADTGVFNVVPMVFDRLTRGEAPRIFGDDYPTPDGTCVRDYIHVADLADAHLAAARRLAGGATGDLTVNIGRGEGVSVREIVTLIGEVTGDTTPAVVEPRRPGDAPRAVGSAALAERELGWSARRGVREMVESAWRGWLLHHPEARRH; this is encoded by the coding sequence ATGACATGGCTGATCACCGGCGGGGCCGGATACATCGGGGCACATGTGGCGCGGGCGATGGTCGCGGAGGATGAGTCGGTCCTGGTCCTGGACGATCTCTCGTCCGGGGAGCCCACCCGGCTCCCGGAGGGCATCGGGCTGGTCCAGGGCTCCGTGCTGGACGGGGAGCTGCTCAAGCGGATCTTCGCCGAGCACGCGGTGACCGGTGTGGTGCATCTCGCGGCGCGCAAACAGGTCGGCGAGTCCATGGAGCAGCCGAGCCGCTACTACCAGGAGAACGTGGGCGGTCTGGCGACGCTGCTGGAGGCGGTCGCCGGGGCGGGGATCGGACGGTTCCTGTTCTCGTCGTCCGCGGCCGTCTACGGCAACCCCGATGTGGACCTCATCACGGAGGACACCCCCTGCGTCCCGATGAGCCCGTACGGCGAGACCAAGCTCGCGGGCGAGTGGCTGGTGCGGGCGGCGGGCCGGGCGCACGGGATCGCGACCGTCTGTCTGCGCTATTTCAACGTGGCGGGGGCGGCCGGGCCCGAGCTGGCCGACACGGGGGTCTTCAACGTGGTGCCGATGGTCTTCGACCGGCTGACCCGGGGCGAGGCCCCCCGGATCTTCGGCGACGACTATCCGACACCGGACGGCACCTGTGTCCGCGACTACATCCATGTCGCCGACCTCGCCGATGCGCATCTGGCGGCGGCCCGGCGGCTGGCCGGGGGTGCGACGGGCGACCTGACGGTCAACATCGGCCGCGGCGAGGGCGTCTCGGTACGGGAGATCGTCACGCTCATCGGCGAGGTGACCGGGGACACCACACCCGCGGTCGTCGAGCCGCGCCGCCCCGGTGACGCCCCCCGCGCGGTCGGCTCGGCCGCGCTGGCCGAGCGGGAGCTGGGCTGGAGCGCCCGGCGCGGGGTGCGGGAGATGGTGGAGTCGGCCTGGCGGGGCTGGCTGCTGCACCACCCGGAGGCACGCCGGCACTGA